Proteins encoded within one genomic window of candidate division WOR-3 bacterium:
- a CDS encoding V-type ATPase subunit, which yields MLRLPFTKYPSFGRDNPEYAYACGRVKALETKLFDRVRFERLASSKDIEELFKMLQDTDYSKYLSDIHKPSDFEILLKKENEKLLSLISELAVEPSLVKDLRLPYDFLNLKVLVKSLIFERDFSYSYSKYSYYPVTLFKVALESGKGEMLSKEIYDAYESAVDSYYESKEIFRIDAAIDNVMYRYFVNSSGFEFLRVYYNLSADLKNMLSFLRLERMGKLSILKNVLLDAGYLPRELFLKAPDFNTLLYEVRQTVYYQVLQPGYSLYQKSGSFVKMEKDISNYLNGLIKEASKKDLGVEVLISYFFRKKNEISLLRMIMVSKLNQLPKELVIERIPEVL from the coding sequence ATGCTAAGACTGCCTTTTACAAAGTATCCTTCCTTTGGAAGGGATAATCCTGAATACGCTTATGCCTGTGGAAGAGTAAAAGCCCTCGAGACTAAACTGTTTGATCGGGTTAGATTTGAACGTTTGGCTTCCTCTAAAGATATAGAAGAACTTTTCAAGATGCTCCAGGATACCGATTATTCTAAGTACTTAAGTGATATACACAAGCCGTCGGACTTTGAAATCCTCCTCAAAAAAGAAAACGAAAAACTTCTGTCCCTGATTTCTGAATTAGCGGTTGAACCTTCTTTAGTCAAGGATTTAAGGTTACCTTATGATTTTTTGAACTTAAAAGTGTTGGTGAAGTCCCTTATATTTGAGCGTGATTTTTCCTATTCATATTCTAAGTACTCCTATTACCCTGTAACCCTTTTCAAAGTTGCGCTGGAATCTGGTAAAGGCGAAATGCTTTCAAAAGAGATTTACGATGCGTACGAAAGCGCCGTTGACTCTTATTATGAGTCAAAAGAAATTTTCAGGATTGATGCTGCTATTGATAATGTGATGTACAGGTATTTTGTCAACTCTTCTGGTTTTGAGTTTTTAAGAGTTTATTACAACCTAAGTGCTGACCTCAAGAATATGTTATCCTTTCTCAGGCTTGAGAGAATGGGTAAATTATCCATTCTGAAAAATGTGCTTCTTGACGCTGGTTACTTACCAAGGGAATTATTCCTTAAAGCTCCTGACTTTAATACCCTTCTATACGAAGTGAGACAAACCGTTTATTACCAAGTTCTTCAGCCAGGATATTCCCTTTATCAGAAGTCAGGGAGTTTTGTAAAAATGGAAAAGGATATCTCTAATTACTTGAATGGGCTTATAAAAGAGGCATCTAAAAAGGACCTCGGGGTGGAGGTTTTGATATCATACTTTTTCAGGAAGAAAAACGAAATATCTTTGCTCAGAATGATTATGGTATCGAAACTGAACCAGCTGCCCAAGGAGCTTGTAATAGAAAGAATTCCGGAGGTGTTATGA
- a CDS encoding V-type ATP synthase subunit F — MKKVICLGKYETVFPLKAIGMEYRVCNTGEEAKEALKSLISENYGLIFIEEDYFQSVQEIVESVREQASPAITFIPGAGGSTGQAREKLRSILLKAIGIDIF; from the coding sequence ATGAAAAAGGTAATTTGCCTTGGAAAATATGAGACCGTTTTCCCTCTAAAGGCAATAGGGATGGAATACAGAGTGTGTAACACCGGAGAAGAAGCTAAGGAAGCATTAAAAAGTCTTATTTCTGAGAATTATGGTTTGATTTTTATAGAAGAGGATTATTTTCAAAGTGTTCAAGAGATCGTGGAAAGCGTGAGGGAACAGGCATCACCTGCAATTACTTTTATACCTGGTGCAGGTGGTAGTACTGGCCAGGCGCGAGAAAAGTTGAGATCAATTTTACTTAAGGCCATTGGCATTGATATCTTTTAG
- a CDS encoding V-type ATP synthase subunit B — MKLDSQLVRKRLSKFNTVTNISGPLMLVEGVRGVKYGELVEIELPSGERRRGEVLQVEEDKVLLQVFEGTSGIDIPKTSIRFLAKGLEINLSLDMLGRVFDGLGRPIDGGPEVVPEERADINGAPINPYARDYPNEFIQTGISAIDGLNTLVRGQKLPIFSGSGLPHNRLATQIARQAKVRGEGESFAVVFAAMGITFEEAEFFIKSFRDTGAIGRAVLFINLADDPAIERIATPRVALTTAEYLAFKKDMHVLVILTDMTNYCEALREISAARKEVPGRRGYPGYLYTDLATIYERAGRIKGKKGSITLIPILTMPEDDKTHPIPDLTGYITEGQIILSRTLHRKKIYPPIDVLPSLSRLKDKGIGKGKTREDHADVFNQLFACYARGKEVQELAVILGEGALSEIDKIYFKFADLFEERYVGQGEFEDRSIEETLDLGWELLSMFPTSELKRIRPQFIEKYLKKAGS, encoded by the coding sequence ATGAAGTTAGACAGCCAGTTAGTTAGGAAGAGGCTCTCTAAGTTTAATACCGTTACAAATATTTCGGGCCCGTTAATGCTTGTTGAAGGAGTTCGTGGGGTAAAATATGGAGAACTTGTGGAGATTGAGCTACCTTCCGGTGAAAGACGTAGAGGCGAAGTTTTACAGGTTGAAGAGGACAAGGTCCTTTTGCAGGTCTTTGAAGGTACTTCCGGGATTGATATTCCTAAAACTTCTATAAGGTTCCTTGCAAAAGGTCTTGAAATAAATCTTTCCTTAGACATGCTGGGTAGGGTTTTTGATGGTCTCGGTCGTCCCATTGACGGCGGTCCCGAGGTTGTTCCAGAAGAGAGGGCGGACATCAATGGAGCCCCTATAAACCCTTATGCCAGGGATTATCCAAATGAGTTCATTCAGACAGGTATATCCGCAATTGACGGATTAAATACTCTTGTAAGGGGACAGAAACTGCCGATATTCTCAGGTTCTGGTTTGCCTCACAACAGGCTCGCTACACAGATTGCAAGGCAGGCAAAAGTGAGGGGAGAGGGAGAAAGCTTTGCGGTGGTCTTTGCAGCGATGGGAATTACTTTTGAGGAAGCCGAGTTCTTTATAAAAAGCTTCAGAGACACCGGAGCTATTGGAAGGGCAGTTCTCTTTATTAACCTTGCAGATGACCCTGCGATCGAAAGAATAGCAACCCCAAGAGTTGCTTTAACAACTGCGGAGTATCTTGCCTTCAAGAAAGACATGCACGTGCTTGTTATCTTGACCGATATGACAAATTACTGCGAAGCGCTGCGTGAAATTTCGGCGGCGAGGAAGGAAGTTCCCGGAAGGAGGGGGTATCCTGGATATCTTTATACTGACCTGGCAACGATTTATGAGAGAGCTGGTAGAATTAAAGGTAAAAAAGGTTCTATTACATTAATCCCAATCCTCACGATGCCCGAGGATGATAAAACCCATCCCATTCCAGACCTTACTGGATACATCACTGAGGGACAGATTATCCTTTCAAGGACCCTTCACAGAAAGAAGATTTACCCACCTATTGATGTATTGCCTTCGCTTTCAAGATTAAAGGATAAGGGTATTGGAAAAGGCAAGACAAGGGAAGATCATGCGGATGTTTTCAACCAGCTTTTCGCCTGCTATGCGAGGGGTAAGGAAGTTCAAGAATTGGCAGTTATTCTCGGTGAAGGTGCGCTTTCAGAAATTGATAAGATTTATTTCAAATTTGCTGATCTTTTTGAGGAAAGGTACGTCGGTCAAGGGGAATTTGAAGATAGAAGCATCGAGGAGACCCTTGACCTTGGGTGGGAATTGCTATCTATGTTCCCAACGTCGGAGCTGAAGAGGATAAGGCCTCAATTCATCGAAAAGTATTTGAAGAAGGCGGGAAGTTGA
- a CDS encoding V-type ATP synthase subunit A codes for MKAGRVVKVSGPLVVADGMLGTKMYDVVYVGEMKLLGEVIELKGDRAYIQVYEDTHGVGPGDPVYGTGYPLMVELGPGLIESFFDGVQRPLDKIKILSGDFISRGIHVPALPRDKKWFFVPKVKKGDIVEEGDIIGEVDETTLVKHKIMIPPGINGVIEEIKEGVFTVEDVVAIVKDKEGNLHEIRMMQKWPVRIPRPYKEKHLPNAPMFTGQRVIDTFFPIAKGGTACVPGPFGSGKTVIQHQLAKWSDANIVVYIGCGERGNEMTDVLIEFPELKDPYSGEPLMKRTVLIANTSNMPVAAREASIYTGITIAEYFRDMGYSVALMADSTSRWAEALREISGRLEEMPGEEGYPAYLAARVASFYERAGRVTCLGSENREGSLTVIGAVSPPGGDLSDPVVQSTLRVVKVFWSLEDKLAYRRHFPAINWLTSYSLYREDLKAYYERNVAPDFYDMVLEAMKILEKEAELEEIVRLVGAEALSQDDQLLLEIARSIREDFLHQNAFHEVDTFASIKKQYLMLKVILKLYDLCKEIIAKGEATVRDLRKRPIWEKVARMKYFSEQELKEIEKLLKEMDYEVRQPVS; via the coding sequence ATGAAAGCTGGAAGGGTTGTTAAAGTTTCCGGTCCCCTTGTGGTAGCCGATGGGATGCTTGGAACCAAGATGTATGATGTTGTTTATGTTGGAGAAATGAAACTTTTGGGTGAAGTTATCGAATTAAAGGGGGACAGAGCGTATATTCAGGTGTACGAAGATACCCATGGAGTAGGTCCTGGTGATCCCGTTTATGGAACGGGTTATCCTTTAATGGTTGAGCTCGGTCCCGGGCTTATTGAGTCTTTCTTTGACGGTGTTCAAAGGCCTCTTGATAAAATAAAGATTTTATCAGGCGATTTCATTTCACGGGGTATCCATGTACCTGCTTTACCAAGAGATAAGAAGTGGTTTTTTGTTCCCAAGGTGAAAAAGGGTGATATTGTAGAGGAAGGGGATATTATAGGCGAGGTTGATGAAACCACTTTAGTGAAACATAAGATAATGATTCCACCGGGAATAAATGGTGTGATTGAAGAGATTAAGGAAGGTGTATTTACTGTCGAAGACGTTGTCGCAATAGTGAAAGATAAAGAGGGCAATTTGCACGAGATCAGGATGATGCAGAAATGGCCCGTCAGGATTCCAAGGCCCTATAAAGAAAAACATTTACCTAATGCCCCTATGTTTACTGGTCAAAGGGTTATTGATACCTTCTTCCCCATTGCCAAGGGAGGGACTGCTTGCGTTCCAGGACCTTTTGGTTCGGGTAAAACGGTCATCCAGCACCAGCTTGCTAAATGGTCTGATGCGAATATTGTTGTTTATATTGGTTGCGGTGAAAGAGGAAATGAGATGACGGATGTACTTATTGAGTTCCCAGAGCTAAAAGACCCTTATAGCGGTGAACCACTGATGAAAAGAACAGTTCTAATTGCCAATACATCTAACATGCCAGTGGCTGCAAGGGAAGCGTCCATTTATACCGGTATTACTATTGCAGAGTATTTCAGAGATATGGGATATTCAGTGGCCCTTATGGCCGATTCTACTTCCAGATGGGCTGAGGCGTTGAGAGAGATTTCAGGGCGTTTGGAAGAGATGCCCGGTGAGGAAGGTTATCCTGCATACCTCGCAGCGAGGGTTGCCAGTTTTTATGAGAGGGCAGGAAGAGTTACGTGTCTTGGAAGTGAGAATAGGGAAGGTTCTCTTACAGTTATAGGTGCAGTCTCTCCACCGGGAGGCGATCTTTCAGATCCAGTAGTTCAGTCAACTTTGAGAGTTGTTAAAGTTTTCTGGAGTCTCGAAGATAAACTTGCTTATCGAAGGCATTTTCCTGCGATTAACTGGTTGACAAGCTATTCACTTTATAGGGAGGATTTGAAAGCTTACTATGAAAGGAATGTGGCCCCTGATTTTTATGACATGGTCCTTGAAGCAATGAAGATACTTGAGAAGGAAGCAGAATTAGAGGAAATTGTTAGACTCGTAGGTGCAGAAGCGCTTTCTCAAGATGACCAATTGCTTCTTGAAATTGCAAGGAGTATACGCGAGGATTTCTTGCATCAAAACGCTTTCCATGAGGTAGATACCTTTGCCTCCATTAAGAAGCAATACCTCATGCTTAAAGTCATTTTGAAACTCTACGACCTTTGTAAGGAGATTATCGCTAAGGGTGAAGCCACGGTTAGAGATTTGAGGAAAAGACCCATCTGGGAAAAGGTAGCAAGGATGAAGTATTTCTCTGAACAAGAATTAAAGGAGATTGAAAAATTGTTAAAGGAGATGGATTATGAAGTTAGACAGCCAGTTAGTTAG
- a CDS encoding V-type ATP synthase subunit H (produces ATP from ADP in the presence of a proton gradient across the membrane; the function of the H subunit is unknown), translating into MEDIIKKIKDAEKEAEEMIKKTQEEANLIISEAQRLATQRIEEALSKRKEILLTVEEEAQKQAQEKIKELEKELVVEVQELKNRAERKEKTAIEFLLSKLS; encoded by the coding sequence ATGGAGGATATTATCAAAAAGATCAAGGATGCCGAGAAGGAAGCCGAAGAAATGATTAAGAAAACTCAGGAAGAGGCGAATCTAATCATAAGTGAAGCCCAGAGACTGGCAACGCAGAGGATTGAAGAAGCTTTAAGCAAAAGGAAGGAAATTCTCCTTACGGTTGAGGAAGAGGCCCAGAAACAGGCGCAAGAGAAGATAAAAGAATTAGAAAAGGAGTTGGTAGTTGAGGTACAGGAATTGAAAAACAGGGCCGAGAGAAAAGAGAAAACGGCCATTGAATTTTTGTTAAGTAAACTTTCTTGA
- a CDS encoding V-type ATP synthase subunit E — MGLQEILNKIKEEADLKRREILDKAISERDRILQDADNRVKEILAKAQQEKEKLVIQRLNALIADYEIKSNVEIAKVKRDILKEIYGKVQRHILEDKGIYSEIVKRLFEIVDLNGDEEIFVSENEPVITKDFIEKLNREKGWNLRISEKPVKISGGFIAKGSHSTIDASIEKLMEILQEETEVHVSNILFF, encoded by the coding sequence TTGGGCCTTCAAGAAATATTGAATAAAATAAAAGAAGAAGCTGACCTTAAAAGGCGTGAAATTCTGGATAAAGCAATATCTGAAAGAGACAGAATTCTTCAAGATGCGGATAATAGGGTCAAAGAAATTCTTGCAAAGGCTCAACAGGAAAAGGAAAAGCTGGTTATCCAAAGGCTAAATGCCCTTATCGCCGATTATGAGATAAAGTCGAACGTTGAGATTGCAAAGGTTAAAAGGGATATTTTGAAGGAGATATACGGAAAGGTCCAAAGACACATTCTTGAAGACAAGGGTATTTATAGTGAGATCGTGAAGAGACTCTTTGAAATTGTTGATCTTAATGGTGATGAGGAAATCTTTGTGTCAGAGAACGAGCCTGTGATCACTAAGGATTTTATTGAGAAACTAAACAGGGAAAAAGGCTGGAACTTAAGAATTTCTGAAAAACCGGTAAAAATCAGCGGTGGATTTATTGCGAAAGGATCCCACTCTACAATTGATGCATCGATAGAAAAGTTAATGGAAATTTTGCAGGAAGAAACAGAAGTTCACGTTTCCAATATCTTGTTTTTCTAA
- a CDS encoding V-type ATP synthase subunit K, whose product MTAGLWLSILGAGLATFLPGLGSAIGVGMTARAAAGVLSEDPSKFGRLFLLVALPGTQGFYGFIAALLVIIKVGLLGQVKPLEFMQGLQILLAVIPVTFLGYFSAIHQGKVCTAGVEMAAKKPESSMQPVIYAGLVETYAVLGLLATIFILIGIRV is encoded by the coding sequence TTGACTGCAGGACTTTGGTTATCAATACTTGGTGCTGGACTGGCGACTTTTTTACCAGGCCTTGGTTCAGCGATCGGTGTAGGAATGACGGCCAGAGCAGCCGCAGGTGTGTTGTCTGAAGACCCGAGCAAGTTTGGAAGGTTGTTCCTATTAGTTGCGCTTCCGGGTACACAGGGTTTTTATGGATTTATTGCTGCCCTCCTTGTCATTATTAAAGTTGGACTTCTTGGGCAGGTTAAACCTCTCGAGTTTATGCAAGGTCTCCAAATCCTTCTCGCCGTTATTCCTGTGACTTTTCTTGGATATTTCTCGGCGATCCATCAGGGTAAAGTGTGCACTGCAGGTGTTGAAATGGCAGCGAAGAAGCCGGAATCTTCAATGCAGCCTGTGATTTATGCAGGTCTGGTAGAGACCTATGCCGTTCTCGGGCTTCTTGCAACAATATTTATACTAATTGGAATCAGGGTCTAA
- a CDS encoding V-type ATP synthase subunit I: MAKIPLKKVVFYVHYSEREKLLERLQDEGLIHFTEIRKDLKEEFGVTHLSEVEFESHLEAVITRLSNAINFLESFAKKKSLIESLYEAKKAFEKKEFFKIANCVEPGTILVQVETLEQELAQLAQEESNLIAQRNFILPWVNLNYNLEEIKSTNELIMLPGSIPSNKLPSLEDYPLAYQLVSDDGKRAYVVIVYHTKDEDLVRPILQEKEFEQIEFHGYTGRPADILEEIDNRIKVLEEEKKNLKQAIEKVSAHYDSLLVLHDYYLAIYNRELTDNRGLKTACISVYQGFVRERDLSKLDKIFSEFETAYYEVVNLEDGEELPVELENSKIFKPFEGLVRMYGLPSYIDPDPTALITPFFVLFFGICYGDAAYGLLLAIFSIWLMRKLKISAPLLWILFSGGIVSMIFGALTGGWFGDFFERANIGPLNAFRKKMMLFDPMTDVMTFFALTIALGFIQINVGLAVNAYKRIKEGDTLGALSQPIAWIVILLSLAYMGLFAGKVSNPLLNNAVKGVALLFVLFMVLFSSRHSRNFIIRIIKGAYNVYNGVGFIGDLLSYVRLMALGLTSSGIAMAINILTLLVWQIPIVGYILGPIVFVFGHLFSFAINILGSIVHPLRLQYVEFFKQFYDDGGTPFLPLKWEGKYTEIVEIKKQEV, from the coding sequence ATGGCTAAAATACCTTTAAAGAAGGTTGTTTTTTACGTCCATTATTCGGAGAGGGAGAAGTTACTGGAACGGCTTCAAGACGAGGGACTCATTCACTTCACGGAAATAAGAAAGGATTTAAAAGAGGAATTTGGTGTTACTCATTTGTCTGAAGTTGAGTTTGAATCTCACCTTGAAGCGGTTATCACAAGGCTTTCCAATGCCATAAATTTTCTTGAGAGCTTCGCGAAAAAGAAGTCGTTAATTGAAAGCTTATACGAAGCAAAGAAAGCCTTTGAGAAGAAAGAGTTTTTCAAAATTGCCAACTGTGTTGAGCCTGGTACAATTTTAGTTCAGGTTGAGACCTTAGAACAGGAATTGGCTCAGCTGGCTCAGGAGGAATCTAATCTAATTGCACAGAGGAATTTTATTTTGCCCTGGGTAAACCTGAATTACAATCTTGAAGAAATTAAAAGTACAAATGAACTCATAATGCTCCCTGGTTCTATTCCCAGTAATAAACTCCCGTCTCTTGAGGATTATCCTTTGGCTTACCAGCTCGTCTCTGATGATGGGAAGAGGGCCTATGTTGTTATAGTTTACCATACGAAAGATGAAGATTTAGTTCGTCCTATATTGCAGGAAAAAGAGTTTGAGCAGATCGAGTTTCACGGTTATACGGGGCGTCCTGCAGATATTCTTGAAGAAATTGACAATCGAATCAAAGTTCTTGAAGAGGAAAAGAAAAATTTGAAGCAAGCGATAGAAAAGGTCTCTGCGCATTATGATTCTCTTCTTGTACTTCACGACTATTACCTTGCAATATATAATAGGGAATTGACAGATAATCGAGGGCTTAAGACCGCCTGTATTTCAGTCTATCAAGGCTTTGTGAGAGAAAGAGATCTCTCGAAACTTGACAAAATTTTTTCTGAGTTTGAAACCGCTTATTATGAGGTAGTAAATTTGGAGGACGGTGAAGAACTTCCCGTTGAATTAGAAAACAGTAAGATTTTTAAGCCCTTTGAGGGATTGGTGAGGATGTATGGACTTCCGTCCTATATAGATCCCGACCCCACTGCTTTGATAACTCCATTCTTTGTTCTATTCTTTGGTATTTGTTACGGTGATGCTGCTTATGGACTTCTTCTTGCTATTTTCTCGATCTGGTTAATGAGAAAACTAAAAATTTCGGCTCCTCTTTTGTGGATTCTGTTTAGTGGCGGGATCGTTTCGATGATCTTTGGGGCTTTAACTGGTGGTTGGTTTGGTGATTTCTTTGAACGAGCTAATATTGGACCCCTTAATGCTTTCCGGAAAAAGATGATGCTATTTGATCCCATGACCGACGTAATGACCTTTTTCGCATTGACAATTGCTTTAGGATTCATTCAAATAAATGTAGGGCTTGCAGTAAACGCTTATAAGAGAATAAAAGAGGGTGATACCCTTGGTGCCCTTTCTCAGCCCATCGCCTGGATTGTGATTTTACTCTCCCTTGCGTATATGGGGCTTTTTGCAGGAAAGGTTTCAAACCCGTTATTAAACAATGCAGTGAAAGGGGTTGCTTTGCTCTTTGTTTTATTTATGGTCTTGTTTAGTTCGAGACATAGCAGGAATTTCATCATACGCATTATTAAAGGTGCCTATAATGTATACAATGGAGTAGGTTTTATTGGAGATCTTCTCTCTTATGTTCGTTTGATGGCTCTTGGTCTTACCTCTTCGGGAATTGCAATGGCGATTAATATTTTAACTTTGCTTGTCTGGCAGATCCCAATTGTTGGTTATATATTAGGTCCGATTGTTTTTGTCTTCGGTCATTTGTTTAGCTTTGCGATAAATATTCTTGGTTCTATTGTTCATCCTCTACGTTTGCAATATGTTGAATTTTTCAAACAATTTTATGATGATGGAGGAACACCATTCCTTCCATTGAAGTGGGAAGGGAAATACACTGAAATTGTAGAAATTAAAAAACAGGAGGTGTAA